The Penaeus vannamei isolate JL-2024 chromosome 39, ASM4276789v1, whole genome shotgun sequence genome window below encodes:
- the LOC138860046 gene encoding NBAS subunit of NRZ tethering complex-like, producing MWHGHQLSLKDVAWTSDVEVAIDHKELCEYDMMKVLDHILSQIATYLSEGGELLSEEEVLQDLRALGEDAAVPLTIRVEALSLAEKHLSLSEEDLQVVCVLRTGSVVACGWLDEEELDIPLDQVSCSEGRAALLAKLIAHTKTLQQAQALIDLLKLWPPFGDDKYQDSLTNPWLSVFRKIIEATKNNNTPSGLEIIWEATQKVISQNQLPKNCLVELVQQLCTAEEDFGAVALKYSSKVALLSDDPQINGYMMRNLSSLLEKDLDVTESRDYDNDLLARLIPRGLVAQVVLTPLYGPLVTYLSETGDKTQLRKAVEQLETAGFYKEAASLTVMQSSVPKALQSISSVLKTYKKWL from the exons atgTGGCATGGACATCAGCTATCATTAAAAGATGTGGCATGGACATCAG ATGTTGAG GTGGCAATAGACCATAAGGAGCTGTGTGAGTATGACATGATGAAAGTCCTTGATCACATCTTGTCACAAATAGCCACTTACCTTAGTGAAGGAGGAGAGCTTTTATCTGAGGAGGAAGTGTTGCAAGACTTGCGAGCATTAGGAGAAGATGCAGCGGTTCCTCTCACGATCAGGGTAGaggctctctctcttgctgaaaAG CATCTGTCACTCAGCGAAGAGGACCTGCAGGTGGTTTGTGTACTCCGAACTGGAAGTGTTGTGGCTTGTGGCTGGCTGGATGAGGAGGAGCTAGACATCCCCCTTGATCAGGTGTCATGCAGTGAAGGAAGGGCAGCTCTCCTAGCCAAGCTCATTGCACACACCAAGACTTTGCAGCAAGCTCAGGCTTTAATTGATTTGCTCAAGTTGTGGCCTCCATTTGGGGATGAT AAGTACCAGGACAGCTTAACCAATCCATGGCTATCAGTGtttaggaaaataattgaagcaaCCAAGAATAACAACACACCAAGTGGTTTAGAGATCATTTGGGAAGCAACACAAAAAGTTATCTCGCAAAACCAG CTACCAAAGAACTGCCTGGTTGAGTTGGTGCAACAGTTATGTACAGCAGAAGAGGACTTTGGTGCTGTGGCATTGAAATACAGTTCTAAAGTGGCTCTCTTGAGTGATGACCCTCAAATCAATGGCTACATGATGAGGAATTTAAGCTCTCTTTTGGAGAAAGATTTGGAT GTGACAGAGAGCCGTGACTATGACAATGATTTGTTAGCAAGGTTGATTCCACGAGGCTTGGTTGCTCAAGTGGTTCTTACACCTTTGTATGGTCCCCTAGTGACTTACCTG AGTGAGACTGGGGACAAGACACAACTGAGAAAAGCAGTCGAGCAGCTAGAGACTGCGGGTTTCTACAAAGAAGCTGCCAGTTTAACTGTTATGCAAAGCTCAGTTCCCAAAGCACTTCAGTCTATTTCTTCCGTGCTCAAGACTTATAAAAAATGGCTTTGA
- the LOC113809438 gene encoding uncharacterized protein isoform X2 — protein MKNSSNPQVQKYAYRLAKSDGSKETLLAMGCTVLLEKSSLNVLEELLKGYPEDFSENLGDVLIMAFRVVLDFWRGLDILVDIDFDELCKYNMMAVFEHILTQVPVYYQNGGNSVTNEEFLHDLWVLGTDVVVPDETRVEALGHAEKYLTFDKRVKEILETLRRGERVDSSE, from the exons ATGAAGAACAGTAGCAATCCTCAAGTCCAGAAATATGCATATCGG CTAGCCAAAAGTGATGGAAGTAAAGAAACACTCCTAGCAATGGGATGTACAGTGTTGCTTGAAAAGTCAAGCCTAAATGTATTGGAAGAACTTCTAAAGGGTTATCCAGAAGACTTTTCTGAGAACCTCGGAGATGTCCTGATAATGGCATTCAGGGTTGTTTTAGACTTTTGGAGAGGATTAGATATACTG GTGGACATTGACTTTGACGAGCTTTGCAAGTATAACATGATGGCAGTTTTCGAACATATCCTGACACAAGTTCCAGTATATTACCAAAATGGAGGAAACTCTGTCACTAATGAGGAATTCTTACACGATTTATGGGTTTTAGGAACAGATGTGGTTGTGCCTGATGAAACGAGAGTTGAGGCCCTTGGACATGCAGAAAAG TATTTAACTTTTGATAAAAGGGTAAAGGAAATTCTGGAGACTTTGCGTCGTGGGGAAAGAGTGGATTCTTCtgaataa
- the LOC113809438 gene encoding uncharacterized protein isoform X1 — MEPDEPENNIPDEWWNYIWSPRFLQMKNSSNPQVQKYAYRLAKSDGSKETLLAMGCTVLLEKSSLNVLEELLKGYPEDFSENLGDVLIMAFRVVLDFWRGLDILVDIDFDELCKYNMMAVFEHILTQVPVYYQNGGNSVTNEEFLHDLWVLGTDVVVPDETRVEALGHAEKYLTFDKRVKEILETLRRGERVDSSE; from the exons atg GAACCTGACGAACCAGAGAACAACATTCCTGACGAATGGTGGAACTACATATGGTCGCCCCGGTTCCTCCAGATGAAGAACAGTAGCAATCCTCAAGTCCAGAAATATGCATATCGG CTAGCCAAAAGTGATGGAAGTAAAGAAACACTCCTAGCAATGGGATGTACAGTGTTGCTTGAAAAGTCAAGCCTAAATGTATTGGAAGAACTTCTAAAGGGTTATCCAGAAGACTTTTCTGAGAACCTCGGAGATGTCCTGATAATGGCATTCAGGGTTGTTTTAGACTTTTGGAGAGGATTAGATATACTG GTGGACATTGACTTTGACGAGCTTTGCAAGTATAACATGATGGCAGTTTTCGAACATATCCTGACACAAGTTCCAGTATATTACCAAAATGGAGGAAACTCTGTCACTAATGAGGAATTCTTACACGATTTATGGGTTTTAGGAACAGATGTGGTTGTGCCTGATGAAACGAGAGTTGAGGCCCTTGGACATGCAGAAAAG TATTTAACTTTTGATAAAAGGGTAAAGGAAATTCTGGAGACTTTGCGTCGTGGGGAAAGAGTGGATTCTTCtgaataa